In one Drosophila albomicans strain 15112-1751.03 chromosome X, ASM965048v2, whole genome shotgun sequence genomic region, the following are encoded:
- the LOC117576197 gene encoding serine-aspartate repeat-containing protein I-like isoform X27 — MRDVESPGTVVSSEVDVELSEDSEVDVELSEDSEVDVELSDDSEVDVELSEDSEVDVELSGDSEVDVELSEDSEVDVELSEDSEVEDVLSEDSEVDVELSEDSEVDVELSEDSEVDVELSEDSEVDVELSEDSEVEDVLSEDSEVDVELSEDSEVDVELSEDSDVDVELSEDSDVDVELSEDSDVDVELSEDSEVDDVLSEDSEVDVELSGDSEVDVELSEDSEVDVELSEDSEVDVELSEDSEVDVELSEDSEVDVELSEDSEVDVELSEDSDVDVELSEDSDVDVELSEDSEVDVELSEASEVDVELSEDSEVDVELSEDSEVDVELSEDSEVDVELSGDSEVDVELSEDSEVDVELSEDSEVDVELSGDSEVDVELSEDSEVDVELSEDSEVEDVLSEDSEVDVELSGDSEVDVEVSGDSEVDVELSGDSEVEDVLSDDSEVDVELSEDPEGVVVLSEESVESEEVVVPSDDTVMQVSELVVEEGDSVEV, encoded by the exons ATGCGTGATGTTGAGTCACCCGGCACCGTAGTGTCCTCCGAGGTAGACGTTGAGCTATCAGAAGATTCTGAA GTAGATGTTGAGCTATCAGAAGATTCCGAGGTAGATGTTGAGCTATCAGATGATTCTGAAGTTGATGTTGAGCTATCAGAAGATTCTGAAGTAGATGTTGAGCTATCAGGAGATTCTGAAGTAGATGTTGAGCTATCAGAAGATTCAGAA GTAGATGTTGAGCTATCAGAAGATTCCGAAGTGGAGGATGTGCTATCAGAAGATTCCGAGGTAGACGTTGAGCTATCAGAAGATTCGGAGGTAGACGTTGAGCTATCAGAAGATTCTGAAGTAGATGTTGAGCTATCAGAAGATTCAGAA GTAGATGTTGAGCTATCAGAAGATTCCGAAGTGGAGGATGTGCTATCAGAAGATTCCGAGGTAGACGTTGAGCTATCAGAAGATTCGGAGGTAGACGTTGAGCTATCAGAAGATTCTGACGTAGATGTTGAGCTATCAGAAGATTCTGAC GTAGATGTTGAGCTATCAGAAGATTCTGACGTAGATGTTGAGCTATCAGAAGATTCTGAAGTAGAT GATGTGCTATCAGAAGATTCTGAAGTAGATGTTGAGCTATCAGGAGATTCTGAAGTAGATGTTGAG CTCTCAGAAGATTCCGAGGTAGATGTTGAGTTATCCGAAGATTCTGAAGTAGATGTTGAGCTCTCAGAAGATTCTGAAGTAGATGTTGAGCTATCAGAAGATTCCGAGGTAGATGTTGAGCTATCAGAAGATTCGGAGGTAGACGTTGAGCTATCAGAAGATTCTGACGTAGATGTTGAGCTATCAGAAGATTCTGAC GTAGACGTTGAGCTATCAGAAGATTCTGAAGTAGATGTTGAGCTCTCAGAAGCTTCTGAAGTAGATGTTGAGCTATCAGAAGATTCCGAG GTAGATGTTGAGCTATCAGAAGATTCTGAAGTAGATGTTGAGCTATCAGAAGATTCTGAAGTAGATGTTGAGCTATCGGGAGATTCTGAAGTAGATGTTGAGCTCTCAGAAGATTCTGAAGTAGATGTTGAGCTATCAGAAGATTCCGAGGTAGATGTTGAGCTATCAGGAGATTCTGAAGTAGATGTTGAGCTATCAGAAGATTCCGAGGTGGATGTTGAGCTATCAGAAG ATTCCGAAGTGGAGGATGTGCTATCAGAAGATTCTGAAGTAGATGTTGAACTATCAGGAGATTCTGAAGTAGATGTTGAG GTATCAGGAGATTCTGAAGTAGATGTTGAGCTATCAGGAGATTCCGAAGTGGAGGATGTGCTATCAGATGATTCTGAGGTAGATGTTGAGCTATCAGAAGATCCTGAAGGAGTTGTTGTACTTTCAGAGGAATCTGTGGAATCTGAAGAAGTTGTTGTTCCCTCTGACGATACTGTGATGCAAGTTTCAGAACTGGTTGTCGAGGAAGGTGACTCAGTAGAGGTTTGA
- the LOC117576197 gene encoding serine-aspartate repeat-containing protein I-like isoform X15, producing the protein MRDVESPGTVVSSEVDVELSEDSEVDVELSEDSEVDVELSDDSEVDVELSEDSEVDVELSGDSEVDVELSEDSEVDVELSEDSEVEDVLSEDSEVDVELSEDSEVDVELSEDSEVDVELSEDSEVDVELSEDSEVEDVLSEDSEVDVELSEDSEVDVELSEDSDVDVELSEDSDVDVELSEDSEVDDVLSEDSEVDVELSGDSEVDVELSEDSEVDVELSEDSEVDDVLSEDSEVDVELSGDSEVDVELSEDSEVDVELSEDSEVDVELSEDSEVDVELSEDSEVDVELSEDSEVDVELSEDSDVDVELSEDSDVDVELSEDSEVDVELSEASEVDVELSEDSEVDVELSEDSEVDVELSEDSEVDVELSGDSEVDVELSEDSEVDVELSEDSEVDVELSGDSEVDVELSEDSEVDVELSEDSEVEDVLSEDSEVDVELSGDSEVDVEVSGDSEVDVELSGDSEVEDVLSDDSEVDVELSEDPEGVVVLSEESVESEEVVVPSDDTVMQVSELVVEEGDSVEV; encoded by the exons ATGCGTGATGTTGAGTCACCCGGCACCGTAGTGTCCTCCGAGGTAGACGTTGAGCTATCAGAAGATTCTGAA GTAGATGTTGAGCTATCAGAAGATTCCGAGGTAGATGTTGAGCTATCAGATGATTCTGAAGTTGATGTTGAGCTATCAGAAGATTCTGAAGTAGATGTTGAGCTATCAGGAGATTCTGAAGTAGATGTTGAGCTATCAGAAGATTCAGAA GTAGATGTTGAGCTATCAGAAGATTCCGAAGTGGAGGATGTGCTATCAGAAGATTCCGAGGTAGACGTTGAGCTATCAGAAGATTCGGAGGTAGACGTTGAGCTATCAGAAGATTCTGAAGTAGATGTTGAGCTATCAGAAGATTCAGAA GTAGATGTTGAGCTATCAGAAGATTCCGAAGTGGAGGATGTGCTATCAGAAGATTCCGAGGTAGACGTTGAGCTATCAGAAGATTCGGAGGTAGACGTTGAGCTATCAGAAGATTCTGACGTAGATGTTGAGCTATCAGAAGATTCTGACGTAGATGTTGAGCTATCAGAAGATTCTGAAGTAGAT GATGTGCTATCAGAAGATTCTGAAGTAGATGTTGAGCTATCAGGAGATTCTGAAGTAGATGTTGAG CTATCAGAAGATTCTGAAGTAGATGTTGAGCTATCAGAAGATTCTGAAGTAGAT GATGTGCTATCAGAAGATTCTGAAGTAGATGTTGAGCTATCAGGAGATTCTGAAGTAGATGTTGAG CTCTCAGAAGATTCCGAGGTAGATGTTGAGTTATCCGAAGATTCTGAAGTAGATGTTGAGCTCTCAGAAGATTCTGAAGTAGATGTTGAGCTATCAGAAGATTCCGAGGTAGATGTTGAGCTATCAGAAGATTCGGAGGTAGACGTTGAGCTATCAGAAGATTCTGACGTAGATGTTGAGCTATCAGAAGATTCTGAC GTAGACGTTGAGCTATCAGAAGATTCTGAAGTAGATGTTGAGCTCTCAGAAGCTTCTGAAGTAGATGTTGAGCTATCAGAAGATTCCGAG GTAGATGTTGAGCTATCAGAAGATTCTGAAGTAGATGTTGAGCTATCAGAAGATTCTGAAGTAGATGTTGAGCTATCGGGAGATTCTGAAGTAGATGTTGAGCTCTCAGAAGATTCTGAAGTAGATGTTGAGCTATCAGAAGATTCCGAGGTAGATGTTGAGCTATCAGGAGATTCTGAAGTAGATGTTGAGCTATCAGAAGATTCCGAGGTGGATGTTGAGCTATCAGAAG ATTCCGAAGTGGAGGATGTGCTATCAGAAGATTCTGAAGTAGATGTTGAACTATCAGGAGATTCTGAAGTAGATGTTGAG GTATCAGGAGATTCTGAAGTAGATGTTGAGCTATCAGGAGATTCCGAAGTGGAGGATGTGCTATCAGATGATTCTGAGGTAGATGTTGAGCTATCAGAAGATCCTGAAGGAGTTGTTGTACTTTCAGAGGAATCTGTGGAATCTGAAGAAGTTGTTGTTCCCTCTGACGATACTGTGATGCAAGTTTCAGAACTGGTTGTCGAGGAAGGTGACTCAGTAGAGGTTTGA
- the LOC117576197 gene encoding serine-aspartate repeat-containing protein I-like isoform X17, translating to MRDVESPGTVVSSEVDVELSEDSEVDVELSEDSEVDVELSDDSEVDVELSEDSEVDVELSGDSEVDVELSEDSEVDVELSGDSEVDVELSEDSDVDVELSEDSEVDDVLSEDSEVDVELSGDSEVDVEVSGDPEVDVELSEDSEVDVELSEDSEVDVELSEDSDVDVELSEDSEVEDVLSEDSEVDVELSGDSEVDVELSEDSEVDVELSEDSEVDDVLSEDSEVDVELSGDSEVDVELSEDSEVDVELSEDSEVDVELSEDSEVDVELSEDSEVDVELSEDSEVDVELSEDSDVDVELSEDSDVDVELSEDSEVDVELSEASEVDVELSEDSEVDVELSEDSEVDVELSEDSEVDVELSGDSEVDVELSEDSEVDVELSEDSEVDVELSGDSEVDVELSEDSEVDVELSEDSEVEDVLSEDSEVDVELSGDSEVDVEVSGDSEVDVELSGDSEVEDVLSDDSEVDVELSEDPEGVVVLSEESVESEEVVVPSDDTVMQVSELVVEEGDSVEV from the exons ATGCGTGATGTTGAGTCACCCGGCACCGTAGTGTCCTCCGAGGTAGACGTTGAGCTATCAGAAGATTCTGAA GTAGATGTTGAGCTATCAGAAGATTCCGAGGTAGATGTTGAGCTATCAGATGATTCTGAAGTTGATGTTGAGCTATCAGAAGATTCTGAAGTAGATGTTGAGCTATCAGGAGATTCTGAAGTAGATGTTGAGCTATCAGAAGATTCAGAAGTAGATGTTGAGCTATCGGGAGATTCTGAA GTAGATGTTGAGCTATCAGAAGATTCTGACGTAGATGTTGAGCTATCAGAAGATTCTGAAGTAGAT GATGTGCTATCAGAAGATTCTGAAGTAGATGTTGAGCTATCAGGAGATTCTGAAGTAGATGTTGAGGTATCAGGAGATCCTGAAGTAGATGTTGAGCTCTCAGAAGATTCCGAGGTAGATGTTGAGTTATCCGAAGATTCTGAAGTAGATGTTGAG CTATCAGAAGATTCTGACGTAGATGTTGAGCTATCAGAAGATTCCGAAGTGGAGGATGTGCTATCAGAAGATTCTGAAGTAGATGTTGAGCTATCAGGAGATTCTGAAGTAGATGTTGAG CTATCAGAAGATTCTGAAGTAGATGTTGAGCTATCAGAAGATTCTGAAGTAGAT GATGTGCTATCAGAAGATTCTGAAGTAGATGTTGAGCTATCAGGAGATTCTGAAGTAGATGTTGAG CTCTCAGAAGATTCCGAGGTAGATGTTGAGTTATCCGAAGATTCTGAAGTAGATGTTGAGCTCTCAGAAGATTCTGAAGTAGATGTTGAGCTATCAGAAGATTCCGAGGTAGATGTTGAGCTATCAGAAGATTCGGAGGTAGACGTTGAGCTATCAGAAGATTCTGACGTAGATGTTGAGCTATCAGAAGATTCTGAC GTAGACGTTGAGCTATCAGAAGATTCTGAAGTAGATGTTGAGCTCTCAGAAGCTTCTGAAGTAGATGTTGAGCTATCAGAAGATTCCGAG GTAGATGTTGAGCTATCAGAAGATTCTGAAGTAGATGTTGAGCTATCAGAAGATTCTGAAGTAGATGTTGAGCTATCGGGAGATTCTGAAGTAGATGTTGAGCTCTCAGAAGATTCTGAAGTAGATGTTGAGCTATCAGAAGATTCCGAGGTAGATGTTGAGCTATCAGGAGATTCTGAAGTAGATGTTGAGCTATCAGAAGATTCCGAGGTGGATGTTGAGCTATCAGAAG ATTCCGAAGTGGAGGATGTGCTATCAGAAGATTCTGAAGTAGATGTTGAACTATCAGGAGATTCTGAAGTAGATGTTGAG GTATCAGGAGATTCTGAAGTAGATGTTGAGCTATCAGGAGATTCCGAAGTGGAGGATGTGCTATCAGATGATTCTGAGGTAGATGTTGAGCTATCAGAAGATCCTGAAGGAGTTGTTGTACTTTCAGAGGAATCTGTGGAATCTGAAGAAGTTGTTGTTCCCTCTGACGATACTGTGATGCAAGTTTCAGAACTGGTTGTCGAGGAAGGTGACTCAGTAGAGGTTTGA
- the LOC117576197 gene encoding serine-aspartate repeat-containing protein I-like isoform X48 — protein MRDVESPGTVVSSEVDVELSEDSEVDVELSEDSEVDVELSDDSEVDVELSEDSDVDVELSEDSEVDDVLSEDSEVDVELSGDSEVDVELSEDSEVDVELSEDSEVDVELSEDSEVDVELSEDSEVDVELSEDSEVDVELSEDSDVDVELSEDSDVDVELSEDSEVDVELSEASEVDVELSEDSEVDVELSEDSEVDVELSEDSEVDVELSGDSEVDVELSEDSEVDVELSEDSEVDVELSGDSEVDVELSEDSEVDVELSEDSEVEDVLSEDSEVDVELSGDSEVDVEVSGDSEVDVELSGDSEVEDVLSDDSEVDVELSEDPEGVVVLSEESVESEEVVVPSDDTVMQVSELVVEEGDSVEV, from the exons ATGCGTGATGTTGAGTCACCCGGCACCGTAGTGTCCTCCGAGGTAGACGTTGAGCTATCAGAAGATTCTGAA GTAGATGTTGAGCTATCAGAAGATTCCGAGGTAGATGTTGAGCTATCAGATGATTCTGAA GTAGATGTTGAGCTATCAGAAGATTCTGACGTAGATGTTGAGCTATCAGAAGATTCTGAAGTAGAT GATGTGCTATCAGAAGATTCTGAAGTAGATGTTGAGCTATCAGGAGATTCTGAAGTAGATGTTGAG CTCTCAGAAGATTCCGAGGTAGATGTTGAGTTATCCGAAGATTCTGAAGTAGATGTTGAGCTCTCAGAAGATTCTGAAGTAGATGTTGAGCTATCAGAAGATTCCGAGGTAGATGTTGAGCTATCAGAAGATTCGGAGGTAGACGTTGAGCTATCAGAAGATTCTGACGTAGATGTTGAGCTATCAGAAGATTCTGAC GTAGACGTTGAGCTATCAGAAGATTCTGAAGTAGATGTTGAGCTCTCAGAAGCTTCTGAAGTAGATGTTGAGCTATCAGAAGATTCCGAG GTAGATGTTGAGCTATCAGAAGATTCTGAAGTAGATGTTGAGCTATCAGAAGATTCTGAAGTAGATGTTGAGCTATCGGGAGATTCTGAAGTAGATGTTGAGCTCTCAGAAGATTCTGAAGTAGATGTTGAGCTATCAGAAGATTCCGAGGTAGATGTTGAGCTATCAGGAGATTCTGAAGTAGATGTTGAGCTATCAGAAGATTCCGAGGTGGATGTTGAGCTATCAGAAG ATTCCGAAGTGGAGGATGTGCTATCAGAAGATTCTGAAGTAGATGTTGAACTATCAGGAGATTCTGAAGTAGATGTTGAG GTATCAGGAGATTCTGAAGTAGATGTTGAGCTATCAGGAGATTCCGAAGTGGAGGATGTGCTATCAGATGATTCTGAGGTAGATGTTGAGCTATCAGAAGATCCTGAAGGAGTTGTTGTACTTTCAGAGGAATCTGTGGAATCTGAAGAAGTTGTTGTTCCCTCTGACGATACTGTGATGCAAGTTTCAGAACTGGTTGTCGAGGAAGGTGACTCAGTAGAGGTTTGA
- the LOC117576197 gene encoding serine-aspartate repeat-containing protein I-like isoform X2, translating to MRDVESPGTVVSSEVDVELSEDSEVDVELSEDSEVDVELSDDSEVDVELSEDSEVDVELSGDSEVDVELSEDSEVDVELSEDSEVEDVLSEDSEVDVELSEDSEVDVELSEDSEVDVELSEDSEVDVELSEDSEVEDVLSEDSEVDVELSEDSEVDVELSEDSDVDVELSEDSDVDVELSEDSEVDVELSEDSDVDVELSEDSEVDDVLSEDSEVDVELSGDSEVDVEVSGDPEVDVELSEDSEVDVELSEDSEVDVELSEDSDVDVELSEDSEVEDVLSEDSEVDVELSGDSEVDVELSEDSEVDVELSEDSEVDDVLSEDSEVDVELSGDSEVDVELSEDSEVDVELSEDSEVDVELSEDSEVDVELSEDSEVDVELSEDSEVDVELSEDSDVDVELSEDSDVDVELSEDSEVDVELSEASEVDVELSEDSEVDVELSEDSEVDVELSEDSEVDVELSGDSEVDVELSEDSEVDVELSEDSEVDVELSGDSEVDVELSEDSEVDVELSEDSEVEDVLSEDSEVDVELSGDSEVDVEVSGDSEVDVELSGDSEVEDVLSDDSEVDVELSEDPEGVVVLSEESVESEEVVVPSDDTVMQVSELVVEEGDSVEV from the exons ATGCGTGATGTTGAGTCACCCGGCACCGTAGTGTCCTCCGAGGTAGACGTTGAGCTATCAGAAGATTCTGAA GTAGATGTTGAGCTATCAGAAGATTCCGAGGTAGATGTTGAGCTATCAGATGATTCTGAAGTTGATGTTGAGCTATCAGAAGATTCTGAAGTAGATGTTGAGCTATCAGGAGATTCTGAAGTAGATGTTGAGCTATCAGAAGATTCAGAA GTAGATGTTGAGCTATCAGAAGATTCCGAAGTGGAGGATGTGCTATCAGAAGATTCCGAGGTAGACGTTGAGCTATCAGAAGATTCGGAGGTAGACGTTGAGCTATCAGAAGATTCTGAAGTAGATGTTGAGCTATCAGAAGATTCAGAA GTAGATGTTGAGCTATCAGAAGATTCCGAAGTGGAGGATGTGCTATCAGAAGATTCCGAGGTAGACGTTGAGCTATCAGAAGATTCGGAGGTAGACGTTGAGCTATCAGAAGATTCTGACGTAGATGTTGAGCTATCAGAAGATTCTGACGTAGATGTTGAGCTATCAGAAGATTCTGAA GTAGATGTTGAGCTATCAGAAGATTCTGACGTAGATGTTGAGCTATCAGAAGATTCTGAAGTAGAT GATGTGCTATCAGAAGATTCTGAAGTAGATGTTGAGCTATCAGGAGATTCTGAAGTAGATGTTGAGGTATCAGGAGATCCTGAAGTAGATGTTGAGCTCTCAGAAGATTCCGAGGTAGATGTTGAGTTATCCGAAGATTCTGAAGTAGATGTTGAG CTATCAGAAGATTCTGACGTAGATGTTGAGCTATCAGAAGATTCCGAAGTGGAGGATGTGCTATCAGAAGATTCTGAAGTAGATGTTGAGCTATCAGGAGATTCTGAAGTAGATGTTGAG CTATCAGAAGATTCTGAAGTAGATGTTGAGCTATCAGAAGATTCTGAAGTAGAT GATGTGCTATCAGAAGATTCTGAAGTAGATGTTGAGCTATCAGGAGATTCTGAAGTAGATGTTGAG CTCTCAGAAGATTCCGAGGTAGATGTTGAGTTATCCGAAGATTCTGAAGTAGATGTTGAGCTCTCAGAAGATTCTGAAGTAGATGTTGAGCTATCAGAAGATTCCGAGGTAGATGTTGAGCTATCAGAAGATTCGGAGGTAGACGTTGAGCTATCAGAAGATTCTGACGTAGATGTTGAGCTATCAGAAGATTCTGAC GTAGACGTTGAGCTATCAGAAGATTCTGAAGTAGATGTTGAGCTCTCAGAAGCTTCTGAAGTAGATGTTGAGCTATCAGAAGATTCCGAG GTAGATGTTGAGCTATCAGAAGATTCTGAAGTAGATGTTGAGCTATCAGAAGATTCTGAAGTAGATGTTGAGCTATCGGGAGATTCTGAAGTAGATGTTGAGCTCTCAGAAGATTCTGAAGTAGATGTTGAGCTATCAGAAGATTCCGAGGTAGATGTTGAGCTATCAGGAGATTCTGAAGTAGATGTTGAGCTATCAGAAGATTCCGAGGTGGATGTTGAGCTATCAGAAG ATTCCGAAGTGGAGGATGTGCTATCAGAAGATTCTGAAGTAGATGTTGAACTATCAGGAGATTCTGAAGTAGATGTTGAG GTATCAGGAGATTCTGAAGTAGATGTTGAGCTATCAGGAGATTCCGAAGTGGAGGATGTGCTATCAGATGATTCTGAGGTAGATGTTGAGCTATCAGAAGATCCTGAAGGAGTTGTTGTACTTTCAGAGGAATCTGTGGAATCTGAAGAAGTTGTTGTTCCCTCTGACGATACTGTGATGCAAGTTTCAGAACTGGTTGTCGAGGAAGGTGACTCAGTAGAGGTTTGA
- the LOC117576197 gene encoding serine-aspartate repeat-containing protein I-like isoform X12 — protein MRDVESPGTVVSSEVDVELSEDSEVDVELSEDSEVDVELSDDSEVDVELSEDSEVDVELSGDSEVDVELSEDSEVDVELSEDSEVEDVLSEDSEVDVELSEDSEVDVELSEDSEVDVELSEDSEVDVELSEDSEVEDVLSEDSEVDVELSEDSEVDVELSEDSDVDVELSEDSDVDVELSEDSEVDVELSEDSDVDVELSEDSEVDDVLSEDSEVDVELSGDSEVDVELSEDSEVDVELSEDSEVDDVLSEDSEVDVELSGDSEVDVELSEDSEVDVELSEDSEVDVELSEDSEVDVELSEDSEVDVELSEDSEVDVELSEDSDVDVELSEDSDVDVELSEDSEVDVELSEASEVDVELSEDSEVDVELSEDSEVDVELSEDSEVDVELSGDSEVDVELSEDSEVDVELSEDSEVDVELSGDSEVDVELSEDSEVDVELSEDSEVEDVLSEDSEVDVELSGDSEVDVEVSGDSEVDVELSGDSEVEDVLSDDSEVDVELSEDPEGVVVLSEESVESEEVVVPSDDTVMQVSELVVEEGDSVEV, from the exons ATGCGTGATGTTGAGTCACCCGGCACCGTAGTGTCCTCCGAGGTAGACGTTGAGCTATCAGAAGATTCTGAA GTAGATGTTGAGCTATCAGAAGATTCCGAGGTAGATGTTGAGCTATCAGATGATTCTGAAGTTGATGTTGAGCTATCAGAAGATTCTGAAGTAGATGTTGAGCTATCAGGAGATTCTGAAGTAGATGTTGAGCTATCAGAAGATTCAGAA GTAGATGTTGAGCTATCAGAAGATTCCGAAGTGGAGGATGTGCTATCAGAAGATTCCGAGGTAGACGTTGAGCTATCAGAAGATTCGGAGGTAGACGTTGAGCTATCAGAAGATTCTGAAGTAGATGTTGAGCTATCAGAAGATTCAGAA GTAGATGTTGAGCTATCAGAAGATTCCGAAGTGGAGGATGTGCTATCAGAAGATTCCGAGGTAGACGTTGAGCTATCAGAAGATTCGGAGGTAGACGTTGAGCTATCAGAAGATTCTGACGTAGATGTTGAGCTATCAGAAGATTCTGACGTAGATGTTGAGCTATCAGAAGATTCTGAA GTAGATGTTGAGCTATCAGAAGATTCTGACGTAGATGTTGAGCTATCAGAAGATTCTGAAGTAGAT GATGTGCTATCAGAAGATTCTGAAGTAGATGTTGAGCTATCAGGAGATTCTGAAGTAGATGTTGAG CTATCAGAAGATTCTGAAGTAGATGTTGAGCTATCAGAAGATTCTGAAGTAGAT GATGTGCTATCAGAAGATTCTGAAGTAGATGTTGAGCTATCAGGAGATTCTGAAGTAGATGTTGAG CTCTCAGAAGATTCCGAGGTAGATGTTGAGTTATCCGAAGATTCTGAAGTAGATGTTGAGCTCTCAGAAGATTCTGAAGTAGATGTTGAGCTATCAGAAGATTCCGAGGTAGATGTTGAGCTATCAGAAGATTCGGAGGTAGACGTTGAGCTATCAGAAGATTCTGACGTAGATGTTGAGCTATCAGAAGATTCTGAC GTAGACGTTGAGCTATCAGAAGATTCTGAAGTAGATGTTGAGCTCTCAGAAGCTTCTGAAGTAGATGTTGAGCTATCAGAAGATTCCGAG GTAGATGTTGAGCTATCAGAAGATTCTGAAGTAGATGTTGAGCTATCAGAAGATTCTGAAGTAGATGTTGAGCTATCGGGAGATTCTGAAGTAGATGTTGAGCTCTCAGAAGATTCTGAAGTAGATGTTGAGCTATCAGAAGATTCCGAGGTAGATGTTGAGCTATCAGGAGATTCTGAAGTAGATGTTGAGCTATCAGAAGATTCCGAGGTGGATGTTGAGCTATCAGAAG ATTCCGAAGTGGAGGATGTGCTATCAGAAGATTCTGAAGTAGATGTTGAACTATCAGGAGATTCTGAAGTAGATGTTGAG GTATCAGGAGATTCTGAAGTAGATGTTGAGCTATCAGGAGATTCCGAAGTGGAGGATGTGCTATCAGATGATTCTGAGGTAGATGTTGAGCTATCAGAAGATCCTGAAGGAGTTGTTGTACTTTCAGAGGAATCTGTGGAATCTGAAGAAGTTGTTGTTCCCTCTGACGATACTGTGATGCAAGTTTCAGAACTGGTTGTCGAGGAAGGTGACTCAGTAGAGGTTTGA
- the LOC117576197 gene encoding serine-aspartate repeat-containing protein I-like isoform X25, with amino-acid sequence MRDVESPGTVVSSEVDVELSEDSEVDVELSEDSEVDVELSDDSEVDVELSEDSEVDVELSGDSEVDVELSEDSEVDVELSEDSEVEDVLSEDSEVDVELSEDSEVDVELSEDSEVDVELSEDSEVDVELSEDSEVEDVLSEDSEVDVELSEDSDVDVELSEDSEVDDVLSEDSEVDVELSGDSEVDVELSEDSEVDVELSEDSEVDDVLSEDSEVDVELSGDSEVDVELSEDSEVDVELSEDSEVDVELSEDSEVDVELSEDSEVDVELSEDSEVDVELSEDSDVDVELSEDSDVDVELSEDSEVDVELSEASEVDVELSEDSEVDVELSEDSEVDVELSEDSEVDVELSGDSEVDVELSEDSEVDVELSEDSEVDVELSGDSEVDVELSEDSEVDVELSEDSEVEDVLSEDSEVDVELSGDSEVDVEVSGDSEVDVELSGDSEVEDVLSDDSEVDVELSEDPEGVVVLSEESVESEEVVVPSDDTVMQVSELVVEEGDSVEV; translated from the exons ATGCGTGATGTTGAGTCACCCGGCACCGTAGTGTCCTCCGAGGTAGACGTTGAGCTATCAGAAGATTCTGAA GTAGATGTTGAGCTATCAGAAGATTCCGAGGTAGATGTTGAGCTATCAGATGATTCTGAAGTTGATGTTGAGCTATCAGAAGATTCTGAAGTAGATGTTGAGCTATCAGGAGATTCTGAAGTAGATGTTGAGCTATCAGAAGATTCAGAA GTAGATGTTGAGCTATCAGAAGATTCCGAAGTGGAGGATGTGCTATCAGAAGATTCCGAGGTAGACGTTGAGCTATCAGAAGATTCGGAGGTAGACGTTGAGCTATCAGAAGATTCTGAAGTAGATGTTGAGCTATCAGAAGATTCAGAA GTAGATGTTGAGCTATCAGAAGATTCCGAAGTGGAGGATGTGCTATCAGAAGATTCCGAG GTAGATGTTGAGCTATCAGAAGATTCTGACGTAGATGTTGAGCTATCAGAAGATTCTGAAGTAGAT GATGTGCTATCAGAAGATTCTGAAGTAGATGTTGAGCTATCAGGAGATTCTGAAGTAGATGTTGAG CTATCAGAAGATTCTGAAGTAGATGTTGAGCTATCAGAAGATTCTGAAGTAGAT GATGTGCTATCAGAAGATTCTGAAGTAGATGTTGAGCTATCAGGAGATTCTGAAGTAGATGTTGAG CTCTCAGAAGATTCCGAGGTAGATGTTGAGTTATCCGAAGATTCTGAAGTAGATGTTGAGCTCTCAGAAGATTCTGAAGTAGATGTTGAGCTATCAGAAGATTCCGAGGTAGATGTTGAGCTATCAGAAGATTCGGAGGTAGACGTTGAGCTATCAGAAGATTCTGACGTAGATGTTGAGCTATCAGAAGATTCTGAC GTAGACGTTGAGCTATCAGAAGATTCTGAAGTAGATGTTGAGCTCTCAGAAGCTTCTGAAGTAGATGTTGAGCTATCAGAAGATTCCGAG GTAGATGTTGAGCTATCAGAAGATTCTGAAGTAGATGTTGAGCTATCAGAAGATTCTGAAGTAGATGTTGAGCTATCGGGAGATTCTGAAGTAGATGTTGAGCTCTCAGAAGATTCTGAAGTAGATGTTGAGCTATCAGAAGATTCCGAGGTAGATGTTGAGCTATCAGGAGATTCTGAAGTAGATGTTGAGCTATCAGAAGATTCCGAGGTGGATGTTGAGCTATCAGAAG ATTCCGAAGTGGAGGATGTGCTATCAGAAGATTCTGAAGTAGATGTTGAACTATCAGGAGATTCTGAAGTAGATGTTGAG GTATCAGGAGATTCTGAAGTAGATGTTGAGCTATCAGGAGATTCCGAAGTGGAGGATGTGCTATCAGATGATTCTGAGGTAGATGTTGAGCTATCAGAAGATCCTGAAGGAGTTGTTGTACTTTCAGAGGAATCTGTGGAATCTGAAGAAGTTGTTGTTCCCTCTGACGATACTGTGATGCAAGTTTCAGAACTGGTTGTCGAGGAAGGTGACTCAGTAGAGGTTTGA